AATTCTATATCTATTTCCCTGCAAACGGTACCAATTATGTGGTAACAGCAGATTCGATTGATGGTAAATGGACTGAACCAATCGACCTGAAAATTGGCAATATTGATCCGGGACATATTACAGACGAGCAGGGCAAAAGGTATTTGTTTTTCAGCGACGGAGGATTTGTGCCCTTGTCTGATGATGGTCTTTCCATTACAGGAAACCAAAAGAGTTCGTACAAAGGCTGGCCGATTCCCCGAGATTGGTCTATTGAGTGTTTTTGCCTGGAAGGTCCTAAGCTTATAAAAAGAGGCAAATACTACTACCTTACCGTCGCTGAAGGAGGAACGGCGGGACCTGTAACTGGCCATATGGTAGTTTCTGCAAGATCAAAATCGCTGTCCGGGCCATGGGAAAATGCTCCTCATAACCCTATTGTCAGAGCGACATCACTATCTGAAAAATGGAGGTCAAAAGGACATGCCACCATAATTGATGACGTGAAAGGAAACTGGTGGATGGTATTCCACGCTTACGAAAAAGACTTTTATAACAAGGGTCGGCAAACAATGCTTCTTCCTATAGAATGGACTAAAGACGGTTGGTACAAAGTGCCGGCTGGCATAACGGATAGTGAACCCATCCGAAAACCAGACCTGGCCCCATCTAAAACTGATTTTAAATTGGACGATAATTTTGAAGGTGATCAATTAAAACCCCAATGGGCATTCTTTGAAGAGCTGGATGTTAATAGGTTTAAACTAGATGGTAATGGTTTGTCTGTGAAGGCGAAAGGGAATTCTATAGGCAATAGTTCTCCCTTATTATGCATTCCGGAAGACCATTCTTATACCGTAGATGTGGAGGTCTCGATTGAAGGAAAAGCGACCGCAGGATTGGCTCTTTTTTACAACAGTACCGCATCTTCAGGTATCCTGGCTAACAATGAGGATATAATAGCTGATTTACGTGGCTGGCAGGTTCGGGCTGAAAAAGAGGTCGTAAACAAACATGTATTCCTTCGTCTTAAAAATATAAACAACACGGTTGATATGTATTATAGCGTTGATGGTGTCAAATGGAATAAAATCGAAAACTCCTTTGAGGTTTCGGGTATGCATCATAATGTACTCAGCGGATTTTTAAGCTTACGGATAGGTCTTTGTTCTATAGGAGAGGGGAAGGTAACGTTTAAGAATTTTAAATATAAACCAATAA
This region of Pedobacter steynii genomic DNA includes:
- a CDS encoding family 43 glycosylhydrolase — encoded protein: MNKIIITIFLIQLSFFAKAQYQVSPNAKGPGFYMNPIFAGDYPDPSILRDGDNYYMVHSSFEYYPGLLVWHSKDLINWKPVTHALHKKVGSVYAPDLVKYKNKFYIYFPANGTNYVVTADSIDGKWTEPIDLKIGNIDPGHITDEQGKRYLFFSDGGFVPLSDDGLSITGNQKSSYKGWPIPRDWSIECFCLEGPKLIKRGKYYYLTVAEGGTAGPVTGHMVVSARSKSLSGPWENAPHNPIVRATSLSEKWRSKGHATIIDDVKGNWWMVFHAYEKDFYNKGRQTMLLPIEWTKDGWYKVPAGITDSEPIRKPDLAPSKTDFKLDDNFEGDQLKPQWAFFEELDVNRFKLDGNGLSVKAKGNSIGNSSPLLCIPEDHSYTVDVEVSIEGKATAGLALFYNSTASSGILANNEDIIADLRGWQVRAEKEVVNKHVFLRLKNINNTVDMYYSVDGVKWNKIENSFEVSGMHHNVLSGFLSLRIGLCSIGEGKVTFKNFKYKPIK